Part of the Planctomycetota bacterium genome is shown below.
CTGTGTTCAAACGCTGGCGGTTGCCGCTCCTAGTCTCGCCGCCCATGCGTGCCGACGGCTCTCTGGACCTGGGCGACCCGACGACGGGAACGCTCTTTTACAAGACGGCACAGGCACTCTTCCGCGTCGTTGCCACGCTCGCGTTCGACCTCAAGGTCTACGGGCTCGAACGCGTGCCACGGACGGGCGGGGTGCTGATCGTCAGCAATCACCAGAGCTACCTCGACCCGCCGATGCTGACGCTGCGTCTGCCCAGGCCGGCAGCGTTCCTGGCCAAGAGCGAGCTGTTCCAGGGCGGGCTCTTTGATCGTGCAATCCGAAACGTCAACGCCTTCCCCGTCCGACAAGGTGCCGGCGACATGGGGGCGATGCGGGAGTCGATCGCCCTGCTCAAGCACGGCTGGCTCCTCACTGTCTTCGCCGAGGGCATGCGGTGCTACGACGGCCAGATCGGTCCGGCCCAGAAGGGCGCCGGCCTGATGGTCCGAAAGGCCGGCGTGCCGGTGGTGCCGACGGTGATCGACGGTGCGTTCGACGCCTGGCCACGCGAGGGCGCGAAGCTGCCGAAGCTAAAGCCGATCCGCGTCTATCACGGGCATCCCGTCGACCTGTCCCACCTCAAGGCCGACGACGTCCGCAAATGGATCGATGACACGCTTCCGCCGATGCTCGATGACCTCCGCGCTGGTCGCGTCCCGTAGTGTCCCGCGTGGACGATCGTCACGACCTGCGTCGCCTCACCGACGCCCTGCTCCGCTTCAGAGGCGAGCGGGACTGGGAGCAGTTCCACAACCCGAAGGACCAGATGCTCTCGCTCAGCCTCGAGGCAGCCGAGCTGCTGGAGCTGGCCCAGTGGAAGAATGGGCAGGAGCTGGACGAGCACCTCGTGGTCCGTCGACGCGAGTTGGGCGACGAGCTGGCGGACGTGCTCGGCTGGGTGCTCTTGATCGCGCACGACCAGCAGATCGACCTCGCCGATGCGTTTGAGGCCAAGCTCGCCGCCAACGCCCAGAAGTACCCGGTCGACGCCTCCCGCGGCCGGGCGGAAAAGTGGACGGCCTACGCGAACGCCAAGGCCTCGGCGAAGGGCGACGCATGACCGACGTGCCCGCCGTGCCGCCGATGAAGGTCCTGATGCCGCCGCGCGAGCCGGTGCGGGCGACGACGACTGCGCGTCTGCTCTGCGTCGGCATTGCGCTCGGCTGCATCGGCTTGCTTGCCACCGCCGCATACCTCTCGCCCGATCCGGCCGGCGTTGGCACGACGTCGCGCCTGGGCATTCCGACATGTGGCTTCCTCGACCGGACCGGACTGCCGTGCGCGGGCTGCGGCATGACGACGGCCTTCAGCCACGCCGTCCGGTGGGAGTGGATTTCGGCGTTCATCGTCCAGCCGTTCGCGGCACTGATGGCCATCGCGGCGGCGATCACCATCTGGACGTCGGGCTACATCGCGGTGACGGCCCGTCCGGTCCACCGGCTCATCTCCCGCGCCGCCACCGGCCGGGGCGGGACGATCGCAATCGTCGTCGTCGCGCTCGGCATCGCCTCGTGGGGCTGGAAGCTGGCGTGGGTGCTGCTGATCGAGTCGAGCTGATTGGCGTTCTGGGCATCAGTCCGATCACGTGGAGATGGTGTGCTCCGAGCGACGAATCGCTACGCTGCGGGCCTTGCGACGTCGCCCCAATGGTCTTCGTGCCCTACTCCTCGCCGCTGCGGGCGGATTGGTGGCGATGTCGTCGGGCTGCAACATTCTCGGCTTCGCCGCCTCGACGCTGCCGCCGCCCATTGTCGAGCCGGCGTACGAGGACCTCGGCGGGCACACGCTGGGCGTCATCGTCTGGGCGACGCCTGAGATCGACGTCAGCCACCCGGCCCTGACGCGTCAGATCGGCAAGCTGGTCGAGGATCGACTCGTCGCCGCCCGCGACGGCAACAAACGCACCACGCGTCAGTCGCTCGAAGGCATGACGATCGCCTACCCGGCACGGTCGTACATCCGAGCCTTCCGCGACGATCCGACGCTCTCGACGCTGACGGGCGAAGACCTTGCTGCCCTCGCTGGTGCTGAGCGCGTGATCTACGTACAGATCACCCAATTCACCACACGCGGCGGTGCGGCGGCCGGTTTGGTGCGCGGCGTCGCCGAGGTCGGCATTGTCGTTTATGAGGTCGAGGACCCGCTGACGACGTCCGAGGAAGCCTCCATCGCAGCGGCCGACGGCGGGCCACCGCCGGGCGTGGAGGTCTTTCGCGAGCAGGCGATCGCCTTCAGCTTTCCTGAAGACGGGCTGGAAGAAGGCAGCCAGCGACTCCGCCCCGACACCGCCTACGCCGGCCTGGTTGATGTCATGGCCGAGGGCATCGTCAATCGCTTCATCGAACGTCCCGGCGAGGAGCCGTTTTGAGCCGGCTGGTTCTGCTGATTTTCCTCGCCTTCTCGACGGGCGGTTGTGCCTTGTTTACCGCGATCCCGGGCCTCGCTGACAGCAAGAGGCGCGCTCCTGATCGGCCGGGTTCGCAGTTCGACCTGGGCGAGCACGAGGCTTTTCTCGTTCTCGAACGCAACGAGGCGGTCGTCGGCACCGAGATCGCCCTGACCGCTGATCCGGTGATCATCGAGGCCCGCCGATCGCTCCAGGCCAACGACGACGTCGGCTACGCAAGCAGCCGAGCCTCCGCCGGGCGGGTGATCGTCATCGAGCTTGCCGTTCCGGGTGAGGACGACACGCTCGGCACCAACGACATCGGCCTTGCAGCAGCGGATGTCCGCGTGCTCGACCAACTCGGCGACGAGATCTTCCCCGCCGACGGCAGTGCCGGTAAACGCGTCACCGCCAAGATCGCCGTCGACGAAGTGGGCGATCCGAATGAGCTGCGACGCGAATCGTATCGCATGCTGGGCCGGAAGATCGGCGCGATGTTCACCGGCTCGTACGACCGCTGAGGCACAGGGCAGCTGCCGCTACGCTTCGACATGCGGCTCGGCGTGCTCTCCGACACCCACGGCAAGGCCGACGCCTGCCGGGCGGCGGTTGAGTTGTTGCAGAAGGCGAAGGTCGACGCGTTCCTCCACTGCGGCGACATCGGCGACTACGCCCGTCCAGCCGAGCCCGTCTTTGACGCCCTGGCGGGCACCGGCTGCCACTTCGTCTGGGGCAACAACGACGACGTCTCCCCCGCCGCCGCCCGCTACGCCAGCGATTTGGGCCTCGTCCTGCACGAGCCGTACGAGCCGTTCACGCTCGGCGAGACAACGATCGTCCTCGCCCATGGCGACGCCTTCAGCGCGACGAGGCGCCTCCTCCGCGAGGCCGAATCGACGGGTCACGGGCCCGACCTGCTGCTCACGGGACACAGCCACGCACCCCACGACGAACGAATCGGGCCGGTGCGGTGGATCAATCCGGGTGCGCTTTTCCGTACGCGAACCAAGACCGTTGCGACGATCGACACGACGCACCTGACGCGCCGGTCCGCCCTTCGATTGCTGACGGTCGATGTGACCGCATGACTGCTCCGCGCGAGCAGCTGCAGACCGCCCGTAGCCGACTGCTGCAGCCTCCGCTACGCTTCACGCCTTCAGCTTTTCCTTCCTTTCCTTCCACCCAGTCCGCACGACCCGTTTTGTCCGAACCGCAGGCCACAAACCCCGGACCGCTCGCCGACCAGCCGGTGGAGTCGCCGGCCGAGTCCGATGCCGGCTGGAGCGACGCCTACACGATCCGGACGTTTCGCGATGCCGACGCTGAAGCGTGCCGGACGCTGTACACCGCGGGCATTTTGGGCGGGCAGCTTGCGGAGAACGACACCGGCCTCGACATCGACGACATCCCGATGGCCTACTTGCAGGGCGGGCTGAACCACTTCTGGGTCGCCGAGGTCGCCCCCGGCCAGGGTGAGCGCGTCGGCGCGCCCGACGGCACCGTCATCGGCATGATCGGCGTGCAGCACCACGACGAAGGCATCGGCGAGATCCGTCGCCTCCGCGTCGCCGACCCGCACCGCCGCCGCCGCGTCGGCAGCCGGCTTCTCGACATCGCCGTCCGGTTTTGCCGCGAAAAGGGCTGCCTGAAGGTCGCGCTCGACACCTTCATCGAACGCTCCGCCGCCGTATCGCTGTTCGAGAAGCACCGCTTCCGTCACGGCCGAACGCGTCAGACGCAGGGGAAGGACACGCTCTACTTCTACCTCGACTTCTACGCGAGCGAGGAGCGGTAGCCACGCGGCTATCTTCACTCCGTGGCCGATCCCGCAGACCTGCTTCGCCGTGCAGTCGATGAGGCGCACGAGGTCGTCGGCCTTGCCGGCAAGCTCGGGCCGCAGCTTGGCGCTGCTTGCGGCTTGCTCGAAGCCTCGTGGAACGCCGGCGGCAAGCTACTCGTCTGCGGCAACGGCGGCTCATGTGCCGACGCCATGCACCTCGCGGAAGAGCTCGTCGCCCGCTTCCAGGCCGACCGCCGCGGACTGGCCGCGATCGCACTGACGGACCCGACGGTCCTCACCTGCTGCGCCAACGACTTCGGCTACGACCACGTCTTCGCGCGCCAGGTCGAAGCCCTTGGCAAGCCCGGCGACGTCCTGGCAGTCTTGTCGACCAGCGGCAACAGCCCGAACGTCGTCACTGCCCTCGACGCGGCCGAACGAACAGGCCTCAGGACCATCGCCTTCCTTGGCAAGGACGGCGGCAAGATCCGCGGCCGATGCGACGTCGAACTGCTCGTCCCGGCGACCAAGGCGCACCGCATTCAGGAAGGCCACAAGCTGCTCTTCCACACCCTCTGCGAGTGGGCCGATGAGTACGCCAAGTGACCCGCCCGGCAGCCTCGGCGAGATCGCCCGCGTCTTCCTGCGACTCGGCTTCCTCGCCTTCGGCGGACCGGCGGCGCACACGGCGATGATGCAGGACGAGCTGGTCGACAAACGGAAGTGGCTCAGCGGCGAACGCTTCGCCGAGGCCGTGGCGGCTGTGCAGGTCGTGCCCGGGCCGAACTCGACGGAGCTGGCGATCCACATGGGCCAGATCCGCGGCGGATTCAAGGGCCTTCTGGTCGCCGGATGCTGCTTCATCGGTCCGGCCGTGCTGATCATCCTGCCGCTGGCGATCGCCTACGTCGCGGTCGGCGAAATCAGCGATGAGGCGTTGGCCGCACGCGACGTCGTCATGCACACCGTCTCGTCGGCCGTGGTCGCGATCGTCGCGGTGGCGGGTGTTCGGTTGCTCTGGTCGACGGTCAAAGGGCCATTCGGGGCGATGATGGTCGGGCTTGCGCTCGTCCTCGCCCTGCGGCTGCCGACGTTGTTCGACGTCTACGACCTCGCACCGGCGTGGCGTCAGACCGAGCTGATGATCCTCGCTTCGGCGGCGGTCGCGGGCATCGTCGCGGACCGCATCAAGGCCGGCACAGCCGCGCTGGCGGTCGCGGTGCCGGTCGGCGTCGACTCGGGCGAACTCATCCGGATGGCAGGCTTTTTCCTCAAAGTCGGCGGCACGCTCTTCGGCAGCGGCTACGTCCTGGTCAACTATCTGCAGACCGGCCTGACCGAGGACGGACTGGGCTGGCTGACGCAGGCGCAGGTGCTCGATGCCGTCGCCATAGGTCAGGTGACGCCCGGCCCGCTGTTGACGACGAGCACGTTCGCCGGCTACCTGATCGGCAGCGTCACGTTCGAGTTCGGCGTCCTCGGCGCGATCGGCACCGCCCTCCTGGCGACGGCGGCGATGTTCGCCCCGGCCTTCGTCTTCGTCGCCCTGCTCGGGCCGGTGCTGGCGAAGCTGCGTCGGTTCGCCTGGGCCAAGGCGATGCTCTCCGCCATGGCCGCTGCCGCTGTCGGGCTCATTTTCGCGGTCTGCGTCGACCTCACCCCAGCCGCTTTCGCTACGGGCCGGCCGCTTGACCCGATCAACCTCGCCATCGGGGCGGCGACGCTGGTCCTGATGCTCTGGCGACGCGTCAACGCGACATGGCTGATCGGGCTTGCGGTGGTGGTTGGCCTGCTCCGAGCCGTGATCTGATGCGCGGATGGGTTGTTCGCGCCGTTTGTAAGGCAAGGAAGAGACACAATGGCATGTTTCTTCACAAGACATTCACGTGCGGCTCAAAACGGTTTGGGTATGTTCCTTCGCAGTCGCATCCGGCCGCCGGAGCGAGTAACCCTTTTTCGAGAGATTGCACCACCCATGAAGCACACGACCCTTCTTCTCGCCGCCGCCACGACGGTTGCTGCAAGCCAGGCGCAGGCCAACATCGTCATCAACGAGCTGCTTGGCAGCACCAGTGGGAGTGACTGGGAGTTCATTGAACTGTTCAACGCCGGTGTCAGCCCGGTCGACATCAGTGGGTACACCGTGACGCTCTATGACGCCGATGAT
Proteins encoded:
- a CDS encoding MazG-like family protein yields the protein MDDRHDLRRLTDALLRFRGERDWEQFHNPKDQMLSLSLEAAELLELAQWKNGQELDEHLVVRRRELGDELADVLGWVLLIAHDQQIDLADAFEAKLAANAQKYPVDASRGRAEKWTAYANAKASAKGDA
- a CDS encoding YfcE family phosphodiesterase, with the protein product MRLGVLSDTHGKADACRAAVELLQKAKVDAFLHCGDIGDYARPAEPVFDALAGTGCHFVWGNNDDVSPAAARYASDLGLVLHEPYEPFTLGETTIVLAHGDAFSATRRLLREAESTGHGPDLLLTGHSHAPHDERIGPVRWINPGALFRTRTKTVATIDTTHLTRRSALRLLTVDVTA
- a CDS encoding GNAT family N-acetyltransferase, which codes for MSEPQATNPGPLADQPVESPAESDAGWSDAYTIRTFRDADAEACRTLYTAGILGGQLAENDTGLDIDDIPMAYLQGGLNHFWVAEVAPGQGERVGAPDGTVIGMIGVQHHDEGIGEIRRLRVADPHRRRRVGSRLLDIAVRFCREKGCLKVALDTFIERSAAVSLFEKHRFRHGRTRQTQGKDTLYFYLDFYASEER
- a CDS encoding SIS domain-containing protein, which gives rise to MADPADLLRRAVDEAHEVVGLAGKLGPQLGAACGLLEASWNAGGKLLVCGNGGSCADAMHLAEELVARFQADRRGLAAIALTDPTVLTCCANDFGYDHVFARQVEALGKPGDVLAVLSTSGNSPNVVTALDAAERTGLRTIAFLGKDGGKIRGRCDVELLVPATKAHRIQEGHKLLFHTLCEWADEYAK
- the chrA gene encoding chromate efflux transporter gives rise to the protein MSTPSDPPGSLGEIARVFLRLGFLAFGGPAAHTAMMQDELVDKRKWLSGERFAEAVAAVQVVPGPNSTELAIHMGQIRGGFKGLLVAGCCFIGPAVLIILPLAIAYVAVGEISDEALAARDVVMHTVSSAVVAIVAVAGVRLLWSTVKGPFGAMMVGLALVLALRLPTLFDVYDLAPAWRQTELMILASAAVAGIVADRIKAGTAALAVAVPVGVDSGELIRMAGFFLKVGGTLFGSGYVLVNYLQTGLTEDGLGWLTQAQVLDAVAIGQVTPGPLLTTSTFAGYLIGSVTFEFGVLGAIGTALLATAAMFAPAFVFVALLGPVLAKLRRFAWAKAMLSAMAAAAVGLIFAVCVDLTPAAFATGRPLDPINLAIGAATLVLMLWRRVNATWLIGLAVVVGLLRAVI
- a CDS encoding DUF2752 domain-containing protein; its protein translation is MTDVPAVPPMKVLMPPREPVRATTTARLLCVGIALGCIGLLATAAYLSPDPAGVGTTSRLGIPTCGFLDRTGLPCAGCGMTTAFSHAVRWEWISAFIVQPFAALMAIAAAITIWTSGYIAVTARPVHRLISRAATGRGGTIAIVVVALGIASWGWKLAWVLLIESS
- a CDS encoding lysophospholipid acyltransferase family protein encodes the protein MRADGSLDLGDPTTGTLFYKTAQALFRVVATLAFDLKVYGLERVPRTGGVLIVSNHQSYLDPPMLTLRLPRPAAFLAKSELFQGGLFDRAIRNVNAFPVRQGAGDMGAMRESIALLKHGWLLTVFAEGMRCYDGQIGPAQKGAGLMVRKAGVPVVPTVIDGAFDAWPREGAKLPKLKPIRVYHGHPVDLSHLKADDVRKWIDDTLPPMLDDLRAGRVP